The proteins below are encoded in one region of Campylobacter showae:
- a CDS encoding HsdM family class I SAM-dependent methyltransferase: protein MINIRKLENDLWESADLLRSGSNLTSYQYCMPVLGLIFLRYAYSRFKMVEAEILKDRPSRGGRVMPVEASDFAAKSALYLPKEAQYDYLLNLPQDISSANLVNKDNHIMTSLGEVVNNAMSLIEDQSEQLIGVLPKSYADFSDEILSELLRIFNNSALDEIGGDIIGRIYEYFLNKFAKSIASDDGVFFTPKSLVKMIVNIMEPKNGILFDPACGSGGMFIQSGDFVNAAGMNANSMMTFYGQEKVEYNAQLCLMNMAVHGLTGVIKSGDEANSFYSDAHNLDGRCDYVMANPPPFNVDKVKAESCESSKRLPFGMPSVNKNKEVGNANYLWISYFYSYLNEKGRAGFVMASSATDSGGKDKDIRESLVKTGDVDVMISVGNNFFYTLSLPCSLWFFDKNKSNETKNKVLFIDARNYYTAVDRTLNEWSYWQLKNINAIVWLYRGEIDKYRALLDEYKVALASTKPFSEQIHEISQEINSLRAKAKEAVEAAPKREKKRVQEEYDAQLAKFSEKLTTAREANWLYEKFKDGVYQDVLGLCKVAYTTKAAQGENEGVSIEEKGWSLTPGAYVGVAPIEDDGVDFEERMIEIHRELLSLQAESNLLMDTISQNLKEMGL from the coding sequence ATGATAAACATTCGAAAACTAGAAAACGACCTCTGGGAGTCGGCGGACCTTTTACGCTCAGGCTCAAACCTCACATCATATCAATACTGTATGCCGGTACTTGGTCTTATCTTTTTGCGCTACGCGTATAGTAGATTTAAAATGGTAGAGGCTGAAATTTTAAAAGATCGCCCGTCTCGCGGCGGCAGAGTTATGCCTGTTGAGGCGAGCGACTTTGCGGCAAAGAGCGCACTCTATCTTCCAAAAGAAGCTCAGTATGACTATCTACTAAATTTACCTCAAGATATCTCATCGGCAAATCTTGTCAATAAAGACAACCACATCATGACTAGTCTAGGCGAAGTCGTAAACAACGCCATGTCCTTGATCGAAGATCAGAGCGAACAGCTCATCGGCGTACTACCAAAAAGCTATGCTGATTTTTCAGACGAAATTTTATCCGAGCTTTTGCGCATATTTAACAACTCAGCCCTTGATGAGATCGGCGGAGATATCATCGGTAGAATTTACGAGTACTTTTTAAATAAATTTGCCAAAAGCATAGCCTCTGATGATGGCGTTTTCTTTACTCCAAAGTCGCTTGTAAAGATGATCGTAAATATCATGGAACCAAAAAACGGCATACTCTTTGACCCAGCGTGCGGCTCTGGCGGTATGTTTATCCAGTCTGGGGATTTTGTAAATGCAGCAGGCATGAACGCAAATAGCATGATGACCTTTTACGGCCAAGAAAAGGTCGAGTACAACGCACAGCTTTGCTTGATGAACATGGCGGTGCACGGACTTACCGGCGTTATCAAGTCCGGAGATGAGGCAAACAGCTTTTATAGCGACGCTCACAACCTTGACGGCCGCTGCGACTACGTCATGGCAAACCCCCCCCCTTTTAACGTCGATAAAGTAAAGGCCGAGTCTTGCGAAAGCTCAAAACGCCTGCCTTTTGGCATGCCAAGCGTAAATAAAAACAAAGAGGTCGGAAACGCAAATTACCTTTGGATATCTTACTTTTATAGCTACCTAAACGAAAAAGGTCGTGCAGGCTTTGTTATGGCGTCTTCAGCCACGGATAGCGGCGGCAAAGATAAAGATATAAGAGAAAGTCTTGTAAAAACAGGCGATGTTGATGTGATGATCAGCGTAGGAAATAACTTCTTTTACACGCTCTCTCTGCCTTGCTCTCTTTGGTTTTTTGATAAAAACAAGTCAAATGAGACTAAAAACAAGGTGCTTTTTATCGACGCTAGAAACTACTACACCGCAGTTGATCGCACGCTAAACGAATGGTCTTACTGGCAGCTAAAAAACATCAATGCTATCGTATGGCTATACCGCGGCGAGATAGATAAGTATAGAGCCTTGCTTGATGAGTATAAAGTTGCTCTTGCAAGCACCAAGCCTTTTAGCGAACAAATTCATGAAATTTCACAAGAGATAAATTCTCTTAGAGCAAAAGCAAAAGAGGCGGTAGAGGCAGCCCCAAAACGAGAAAAGAAGAGAGTGCAAGAAGAGTATGACGCACAGCTTGCCAAATTTAGCGAAAAGCTCACGACAGCCAGAGAGGCAAACTGGCTCTATGAGAAATTTAAAGATGGCGTTTATCAAGATGTGCTTGGCCTTTGCAAGGTTGCCTATACTACCAAAGCAGCGCAAGGAGAAAATGAGGGCGTCAGCATAGAAGAAAAGGGCTGGTCGCTCACTCCTGGAGCCTATGTGGGCGTTGCGCCGATAGAAGATGACGGGGTAGATTTTGAGGAGCGTATGATAGAGATCCACCGTGAGCTTTTATCTTTACAGGCCGAGTCAAATTTACTCATGGATACCATCTCTCAAAATTTAAAGGAGATGGGGTTGTGA
- a CDS encoding restriction endonuclease subunit S, translating into MKWEKVRLGDVAKVSSSKRIFASQYTKSGVPFYRQKEIIDKKNKNEIINPLFISWETFDDIKKKFGAPNKNDLLITAVGATLGIPYVVIDEIFYFKDGNLIWLSNFDESINSKYLYYWINSDIGQKTIWSRTIGSAQPALTIDILKQLEIPVPIFNTQCKIVKILSAYDDLIESNQKQINLLEEAAQRLYKEWFVDFRFPGYENAKFIDGIPEGWRKEPICNIVSYEIGGGWGEDYLKEQNDKPAFVIRGTDLHGITHGDILSIPYRYHTQSNLASRILQDGDIVFEVSGGSKTEGVARTLLIRKELLEIYGSPVMCASFCKLIRLVDNSLSQYMYNTLQYLRLSGKTSEFDKKSASSIVNYRWKDFLSQQDVLIPTLTIIEAYNRLAECYYYKIINQSKMIECLKNARDRLLPKLMSGEIEV; encoded by the coding sequence GTGAAGTGGGAAAAAGTAAGACTTGGAGATGTTGCAAAAGTATCATCAAGTAAAAGAATATTTGCAAGTCAGTATACAAAGTCAGGTGTTCCGTTTTATAGGCAAAAAGAAATAATAGATAAGAAAAATAAAAATGAAATAATTAACCCATTGTTTATCAGCTGGGAAACTTTTGATGACATTAAGAAAAAATTTGGAGCTCCCAATAAAAATGACTTATTAATTACGGCTGTAGGAGCAACCTTGGGTATTCCATATGTTGTTATTGATGAAATTTTCTACTTTAAAGATGGGAATTTAATATGGCTTAGTAACTTTGATGAGAGCATTAATTCTAAATATTTATACTATTGGATAAATTCTGATATTGGGCAAAAAACAATCTGGTCGCGAACAATAGGCTCAGCACAGCCAGCATTAACTATTGATATTTTAAAGCAACTTGAGATTCCAGTGCCTATATTTAATACACAATGCAAAATCGTTAAAATTTTATCTGCATATGACGATCTGATTGAAAGTAATCAAAAGCAGATTAATCTTCTTGAAGAGGCGGCGCAGCGTCTGTATAAAGAGTGGTTTGTTGATTTTCGCTTTCCAGGATATGAGAATGCCAAATTTATCGACGGCATCCCTGAGGGGTGGAGGAAGGAGCCTATTTGCAATATAGTCTCTTACGAAATAGGTGGAGGATGGGGCGAAGACTATTTAAAAGAACAAAACGATAAGCCAGCTTTTGTAATACGTGGAACTGATTTGCACGGAATAACACATGGAGACATATTGTCCATACCATATAGATACCATACACAAAGTAATTTAGCTTCCAGAATTTTACAAGATGGAGATATTGTATTTGAGGTATCTGGAGGCAGTAAAACAGAAGGTGTTGCAAGAACACTACTAATAAGAAAAGAATTGCTTGAAATATATGGTAGCCCAGTAATGTGTGCTAGTTTTTGTAAGCTAATAAGGCTTGTTGATAATTCGCTTTCTCAGTATATGTACAATACATTGCAATATTTACGTTTAAGTGGAAAAACAAGTGAATTTGATAAAAAAAGTGCCAGCAGTATTGTTAATTATCGTTGGAAAGACTTTTTGTCGCAGCAAGATGTATTAATCCCTACATTAACGATAATCGAAGCTTATAATAGATTGGCAGAATGCTATTACTACAAAATAATAAATCAATCAAAAATGATTGAGTGTTTAAAAAATGCTCGTGATCGCTTGTTACCAAAGCTTATGAGTGGTGAGATAGAAGTATAA